From the Cucumis sativus cultivar 9930 chromosome 5, Cucumber_9930_V3, whole genome shotgun sequence genome, the window AATGTTCGGTTCGGTAGCATCGAACGTAGTAACATAACCTTTTGAGTCTCCATTtgaaacaatcaattttttacaTGAATCTAAAATCTTTGAATAGCAAATCACTCAAATGATGctcttatatttatattaaaacaatgaatcatttttaaagttatattttctGAAGTTATGGAATAAGAAAACCAAACGTCCAAGACTAATTACAAACCACTGTAATAAAAACcattaatcattttttgaGTTATAATACAAACAACTATTCCATACGTAGGGCATATTGGTAATTTTAGAAGTACATCAAGGGATAAAGCAAGAGATAGAATCGTCCTTTTACAAGTTGGCAAGAGGTAGAATCgactaaaaatgatttttccCTTAAGTCACTTTAgagatatatttataatttttgaaaaataaataaataacttttcatattataaacatttcttaaataatatgttaGGCATGAAcgtaagaatttgaaaataatataaataattaacggtaattatattctttatattaaCTTAAacaatgataattttaaaaatcaattaaattcgattgatattgtaaatttaagatttggaaaaaggGTATAATCGTTCAAAAACGATTCTCTCCGTAAGTCACTTTTAATACAGTAAGAATAAGGATAAACTTGTTTAGAGTTAAACAAATAActtgataaattatttgtttaataaacatattaggtattataatatatacaataaatcaaacattttaatgatattttcaaatatacattATAGTTTtcattatgttattattaaagtatattttttcataaaatattttctaccTGGTGTAAATACAAAGtaaagtaaattattaaaacagtCAGAGGTATGTGgtgttttttttacatattgcaaatattttcataagttattaattatctagtttttttaaagacaACCCGTGATTatgaaatacaataaaaataaatcatataatCACTCATTCACATCTTCACGTGAAAAAACAAGTGCAAAgacaattttcaaatcaaaccaCTATATGTAGTCAAAAGGCAATTATCACGAGTAGCCATTAATTAGCATCGCCCTGACAAAATTTTTCCTAGCCAGTGAGTTTTGGTGTCTGattgttatgaaatttgacaattttcttttaagtttttatttataaattttaaaatttgacaaaattactACTCATTTTATAGTTATAATTACTAAAATGAAAGGGGGCAAAATTGGGAGAAAagaattgtaattaaaaataaaaaatttgtgaaaagTTTCAAAGAACAATTTGTGAATTGATTAAGCTGTGGTTCGAAGGTAGCACACAACGTGTCCAATACAAAACAACAATAGTCATAAGTAATGAACGTTATTTCTTTTGTTCGAAGGTAGCACACAACGTGTCCAATACAAAACAACAATAGTCATAAGTAATGAACgttatttcttttgtagaaTGGACGAAGACCAATCGGTGaagctaaaataaaataaaataaatatttttgtttatataaattaatttttaattatgaaaattattttaaataaaaactataaactaattttcacAAATTGTCTACAAAAGCCCATAACTTGGGCCCAAAATTTGGCATCTAAACTAAGAAGCCCATTTCTGTAAACCGCCTCACCGCCTCACTCAAATCCttctatatataaagattGAGGTTTTAGGGTTCTTGCTCTCTCCTTCTGCGGTCGTGAGCTTTTTTCGATTGGCTTTCCAGGTTTTCCCTCTCTTCTTTCGCCGACTCCTTTCCAGTTTTTTCAAGATGGTGAGTTCTCATTCCTCTTCTACCCGAATTCTGTTTCCCGTTTTCGATCTGTTCTTTTCAATGTTTGTTTCTCCCGAATTGTATGAATGTTCAGTTTAATGTATTTAGgtgtattttaaacttttggttaGTTACTTTTAAGACTCTCTTGAATGTATGGATTTGTATTTTGGTAGAACAGTTGATACATTTGAATCATTTGTTTACATATAAAGCTATATCTgtctttttggatttttgtttttttttttttaatttaattttgctttGAAGGAACGTTTGATGATCGAGAATCATGTGAACGATATTTAGGGAGATGGTATTGTAGGAAATTAGTGGCagactatttttttatcacGTGGGGTAGAGAATAAaagggattttttttcattctccaaTTTTTAGATGAAAAGCTGGAACCCTGAAGTGAAATTTGTGCACAAAACTTTGCACGATGCACTGAGGCTACGTCTTTATTTTtgccttttcaatttttccaCTTTTCTGCTGTTTTACGTCATATTTGGATTCctgaaattgaagaattatttTGTACTCTGATGATAAGACTGTAGAGTACATACGCCTACAATACTCATATGCCACTTGAACTTATTTCTTTATGTCCTTCACatgttctaatttttcttgaaaaaacaaaaagtcaaACATTGAAGTTATTCACATTCAAACACATTCTGGCGCTTGTTGATTTCTAAGAAGTGCAAAACAAATGGAATGTTCTTAATTGTGTTCAGGCTTCCGAGTGTAGCAGATACTGTTTGctgattttgttgatttgttaTACTCCCtttcttattaattcaatGTTAGTTTTTTTGCAATGTCTTTGGCCTTGAAAAGGCTTATCAGATTGTTAACTCTTTAGTTGCTTAAATGgggtgttttgtttttgtatctACAGGTTCTTCAAAACGATATTGATTTGCTGAATCCTCCTGCTGAGTTAGAGAAGAGGAAGCACAAGCTCAAGCGTCTTGTGCAATCACCCAACTCCTTCTTCATggtattctttttcttttatttcttttccatgCCATTTGTTGTGACTGTTCAAATTTTGCACATCAATCTACTGTCCCAACCCCATGTTTTCTTTGTTCAGTAGTTAGTGTATCTgcttttgatttgatttttataatattatgagGCCCTTACAATACTGCTTTAATTGTCATTGTCATATGTTGACGATCTGAAGGATGTCAAGTGCCAAGGATGCTTCAACATGTAAGTTCCATCACTTGTTGCtagtttgatatatttgtaactcTTTTGAATTCTGCTTGAAGATGATGTGTATTGAAATTTCTAATGATTGTTTTTGTCAACAAACGCAGTACCACTGTCTTCAGCCACTCTCAAACTGTTGTGGTATGCGGTAACTGCCAGACAGTCTTGTGCCAGCCAACGGGAGGACGTGCTAGACTCACCGAGGGGTGTTCTTTCAGGAGAAAGGGTGATTGATGAtgtctttgttttattttgctGGGAAGAAATTGCAAGTCTCTGTTTTGATCAATGggtatatttattttccttgtaCGGTATCAGACTTGATTATGCTGTCTCTCCTAAATAGATTATATTTGGCTTTAGAGTTATctggttttgtttaaaagtcGAATTTCATGTACTGAACTTTTAGCTTCATTTAGTAAAAGCTTAACTTTCTTTTATCCACTCTTTGTTGTGCACTATGTTATTTTGCATGAGAATCTTGCAATGGTCAAATGTTTTACACCATTTATACTTGTTGAGAAATATACCTTTACCAAGTGTTATAGAGAGGTTATCCACCTCTTTGGATTATGAATCAACTCATTGTAATTCAGGTTACTGTTTAGTGTACAGTTTTTGTTCAATATAAGTTGTTCAAAAGTCAGAAAGTGAGGTCTTTGGTTGATgggtaaatattatttttgctattccATGTAGAATTTTAATATCCTGTTCttgtgatattttggtatattcTAAACTCGTTGAGCTTgttgtttatgtatttttaaattgttggaGTACCTGATTGTTTTTACTCATAACTGTGATTATATAGAGATAATTTCGAAATTTAAGATCATCATTTTTACCTTTGATCGTGAAATATTTTGTAGTTTCTTTGTTCTGTTATGTGGGAAATTTTTTACATCATGAACTCttgatcatatatttttttttctcgagGAAGTGAAATTTAGATATACAGTTACCATTAGTTTGTAGTATTATGAACTTTCTAATTATGTTAGTATTAGTTCTTTTGGGGTTAAAATTAGGGTACAAGTATTGTTATTAAAGGATATTCATAGCTTTATATTTCAATAGTTGGAGAGCTtattacttttcatttaactATTGACAATGTTGGTACTTAAAACAAAGTTATCACTCACgtgaattgaattaaatgtatatgttTACCGTGGATGGGTTGGGTTTGGTTGGGTTTTAGGTGTTACTTAGATTCAATCTCGTCGGTTTGTATATCTCTTCTTCTATTCGATTATTTGGGTCTTTTGTGGGTCACTaatttaaatccaaaattaagTTATTCATATTGGAACAGTTTaataaattgtcaaaaatattatttaatttgcaCGCACACTAgttagtttagggtttattttGGTGAACCCACTCTTATGTCTTGATAATTCAATCCATATGTGTCCttggatttgttttaaatatccCTAATGGACTGATGGAAAACATCCACATCAAGGAGCTAATACATTTAGTGAACAAGTTGTGTTTCctctttaatttgaaattgaagctAAAGTAAGATGTGTAATAGTGACCACCACAATATGAATTTTGCTCCTATTGCTAGTTAATAAGTTGAATTGGCGTAACATATACTCTTTTTGGGAATGTTTATTCCATATTGAAATGGAACGTTGAGATTAGAAGTGAAAGGAAGTTTTGTTCTCTGTATTCATCCACATGTGGACTTATTCCTCCATTATTCCACATCCTGCTTCATCCACTAAACGTTAACCTCATTTTATCATCCTATTGTTGAATCGATCATAATTCAATGgatgattatttattattgaacttgaaagaaaaacaaattagtatTTTTAGAAGCATTATTGCTTTTActgttataaatattagttgaATAATTGCATGTATGTTATTTCCTCTCACATGCCATACATCTAACATGTTAAAAGCTATATAGTTTACAATTAACATCTTTGTATACCAATTCTCAGTGGCTATGTAGTTCACGAGTTAAAAGCTATGTAGTTTACAATTGACATCTTTGTATACCAATTCTTAGTGACTATGTAGTTCACGAGTTAAAAGCTATAAGCTATGTAGTTTACTTATAAATTGTGGATTTGTTGGGTTAGGCAACTGGTgatatcaaaacaaacaagagaaaaaggattttgtttgaaaattttctacattattatttattatattttatattaactaCTTTAATGTTacattttctcatttcttttattttgattgtgcTTCATTGTTATAACATGTTATCATCACGAGCTCCAATTGTCTCCTCATCATAGGTGGATCCTAAATGTAGGTTAATTTTTCTCCAACTTTATtatagttaataaaataaatattattttgcatgtttgatatatattaattttttatataattacaaCGTTTTGTCGAAATATTACCttgaaaaacatgaaaaaaattactatttttattatttgatactaatattaataattatttatccATAAATGCTTGATGTATACGAAGTTgtcattaaaaatatgatcATCAAAAAGTAATTATTCTTCCTAAAGCGATGCACTTGAggctttaaaattttgagtcaATATGTTAAGGAAGAATTTTCCTACACTTTGGATATACTCCTGCAGTAGGAATATCgagagaaatattttaaaaaatattatgtacTGTTCTAACGTTCTCGTGgataaatgaaataacaagttattgattgaaaatcaTGAATATCAGTCGACTGAAGAGCAATCTTTTCTGAAATTAATGTcgtaaattttagataaaaaattaagaattttgaccaactaaaacaataaatgttGTGAATTCGACAACTTTAATCGATGATATAATGtagtaaaagaagaaatactTAATTTTCGTGGTTGGTTATTATAATCATCTTAATCAAGAACTACCCGAAATGAtgatcataaaagaaaatctctacaagaaaaagataaaaatatggaagcaaatttgacatataagattaataatatatttgaccTATCCAGTTTGACAACTTTGAATGTGATAGAGTTTTGAATcttttgaagagaaaattggcatatttgatcaaataataattaatatttttcttgagcttatataataatcaatgttttttatctcttattttttacattataatttttgttctctCGTTGTAATTACTTTGTTTAATGAGGAAGcatgaataaatttttttacgctaaataactaaaaaatgagCTAATGAAGCAAAAGTTGATACAATATCAGGTTCTACAGACCCAATTAAAGGATTTGgataaaaatcaatattattttgctTAGAGGAACAAAATTCACAATTGAGATGCATTGTTCTCTAGTCacacaaagaaaaatctaTTGAGTTTTAATGATATACGTTGCAATGACTATCATATTGAGACCGATAAAAAGAATGTATATTAGAAAAGTTTGTATGTTTTATcttctaaattatattatactcaTGTACGAGTAATTGAAATATATCTAACAATGaacatgaaatttatgaattcaTACGTATATACAATTGACATATTCGATTGGATCATCCATAATTTATAATGATGAGACACATGGACATCTAGCCATGAGATTCTTCAATCTAATGAATTATTATGTGATGTTGCTCTCAAGACAAATCAATAATTAGACCATTACCAACTAAAATGAGAATTGAAtcacttatattttttagaatgaatTCATGGTGATATATGTGGACCTATTAGCTCACAAAGTAAACcatttaagtattttatggTATTAATAGATACATCTTGTAGATGGTCACGATGTGCTTATTATCGAGTCGAAATCTTGTGTTTACAAAATTACTTGCTCAAATACTTAAGTTGAGCACAATTTCCTACCTATTCAATTAAGAACATCCGACTTGATAATGCTAGTGAATTTACATCCTAGacttttgataattattatatgtcaATTGGGATAAGAGTATTTTTGCgaaatgattataaaaaggtattgcgaaaggttttcataaaacctcactaaGTCATTCGATTGacgttttcaaaatcaatcttCTAGGATCAGGCGCTTAGGCTAAGTAGAGATTAAAGTTGAAGGTTCGGTGATGAGATGAGAAAACTACTAGGCGTtaacaagtttatttattgaaaCTTTTGGTTAAGAGTTGTTTTTgtacattattatattaaaagtctattattaataaagtgtaaATTTTGACTAAATTGATTGCGTTAAGTTTTTTGCACTAAGAAAGTGTttgtacaaatatttatttaacctCATTAAAAACTGAACTtcagaaatataacaattgtATCTTGCTTTTTCATTAGGTTTGTAATTGGTTACTCTCGAGGACCACTTCGTATCCtcattattcttaattatttgttttggtttccCTTAAGGGGATAAGTTGGTTCCTTCTAGAGCTTAAACTAATTTATCCTACTAGcaaaaatcatgtgaaaaaGTAACTCAGTATGAGACAAGGTACATTTCTGACTAGTACTTTATTGTGTAGAGACTGGCAGATGGTTTAAGTAGCTCTAAAACAAGTAGAAtaaatcttattgatttaCCTCGTTCCGGAGGTAGAAGCTAACAGGTGCAGCTGGGGAGCGCTTGAAGGAAGCACACAATATCAACCGATCACTCTCATAACTCGGGTAACCGATCAAAACTATTGggagatatttcaaatttcatttaagcaGTGATctttccaatgatttttttctttatttattttgtaatgtcaattaattggctaattatttatcagaatgcttgttgatatcgttgcatgttttattttgtaatgtttgtactttttagttgtgatttgtgaatatgctaggattgatttgatttgctcttctgactgttaagatcggaatgatgttgctcatctgaaagaaggcagcatcatgtgcttgaagacttgtagagtatggagagtgaatggtcaaatttgaggaatcatatctgctggctttgtagtccaaacaggttgtctggctaactttctttttctcattttcaaccaattaggatagctgtcatgttttttgaattccttgccaTTCTTGAGTAGTAACTTggcatttgtttattaaaaggttttaattaagattatggtgttcataactttgtagtgtcacactaaataacttaaaatagtTAGTTGACAGTCGACAAACATGATAGTAATGTGATAGTGAGTGCAAGGGTAAAAAGAGCTGCTTCTGTTGGGTTAAAGgaatgtttgtgttttttagtgtgatgtgttttgttttcaagttcgttagtagacgtattacttagccagtgtaggggaagatgaatggagggtgctatgagactagttaagacttatatgtatcctaattttagtaatatataaaattgagagaatttcctttgattttcaggaacaaggatgaataatcaatgaaaaaggaatgaaaaggtttatccatgcaagcttcaaaccaaagccaaggatgtcgatccttccaggggagtccaaagttccccccttatttttctccatttactttgattttcaaaagcttttaggacagaaaaagcaattttttgagTGGGTGTGGGTAATAGCTTGCTTAGCTTGCATGTTTAGTGTAAACTTGggggttcaaattttgcccaaatttcaaaaattttcagAATTCTTTCCATACAATAATGAGCATTATACCTTCTTAGCTTAATTATatcttgcataaaaagcatgaTTGGCAACCCTTGAGCACTGAGCTCGGGTTTATGATGTgaaattctgaattttgatgagtatatgtgctgaaatttgagCATAAGCTGctgtctttttgttttaagctccttttagctatttcttattgagatgtgaatgcatgactgagaaaatggtatgtgtgttgtgaatgcttgattgcatgtataataaataagtgcatggatacttttctagctttgtcttcctctGTTGCTTTGTCGTGACTTACCTATGATGCACTTAGTCCAAACCTAGCCTAGATAGAGTAAAAAAGGATAGAAGGCACTCTTTAGAAACTGGGatggttttaacaaatttgtcttGTCAAACATGAGTTAGAAGCCTCTTGTCTAGCCACAGTGAACTAAATCCCTCTAGAAAAAGGGTCgacattaacaaaacttattgtcacttcgaagggagcaatcaaacttaattagtaactaaatgtagaaccatagaaaggttagcccaccagttctagcaaggcctagttaccacattgcataccaaagaaagaaaagagagacttgacaatgcaaaacataaaacagtaagacaatcaagagctataaaaaaaatcaaacaacatatccaatatacattagaaaaaacccataaaaaatgggggaaaacttcacttttggcctaaccaaaaccagactacctactcttagcgttctaaacatagcatcgagtttgatgagggctttgaaaagaggaggaatcctccccgatccacattagggggaaaacaaggcttgttgtcactccgaagggagcagtcaaacttagcattgagtttgacgagggctttgaaaagaggaggaatcctccccgttccatagtagggggaaaacgaggcttgttgtcactccgaagggagcagtcaaacttagaaactaagtttagaaccatagaaaggttagcccaccggttctaggaagaccttgttaccacattgcataccaaagaaacaaaagagagacttgcaaatgcaaaacgtaaaaataATGAGGATATGTTATTGTAGGATATGGGTAATGTTTACAATTTCAAGGATTAGAACTTTTCGTTTATGTTGTTTATCAGACCTTCTATACATCTCTACAATTATATGATCTTTATGGTGAACACATTGTGCAAGGTCGTATATTATAAGATCAATACTgttttttaaaggaaagaaaaatatataatgtgctACACaccaaattttcttcaaagaaaaaaaaacaaattaaatatattccatactttctttttgtagtttgtgatCCTAGCTAAACTCAGGTTAAAGAGTTCtgtttatatttgtgtattCTAATGGAGTTAATTGCAAATACAACgattagatacaaaatatttgcatatgTAACACATATTGTATtgctaatataaatatatcactcatagaatttgctataattATACTTGTTTAAACATACTAATACACACTTAATCTTCTTAGTTCAATAATGGTATGGAGTGGAACAAACTTCCTACGTTAGGATAAAAGGGTCACACAAATTACCTTCGTAGTAAACTTACTTTTGacattattcatttaacttaGGGTAAGTATAATGGATTagcaattttatgaataataattaagtatataacaatatcttttaaaaattgtaaatgtagcaaaatatatttgtgatagATTTATATCGTCAATAGACTCTTATGCCTTATAAGCGAATGACatatgtgatttaaaataactgcagcaattagtttaaaatgttgttatatatctacgaatttcttaattgttatattcatTTGTCATTAGTTGTATTTAAAAGGGATGAccagaaaaacattaaaacaagaggtttacttttgataaaagaaaattttaaatttaaattgctaaaatagcaaaatgtcCATGTCTAAGtgaaaattattcaacaataatcaCGGTCGAACTCAAACTCCCAAAAACAATGATTACATTTATTCCCTAATTTGCTAATTCATTTTGGATTAGGTTTATTTTtgacaacaataaaaaaattgaggtgtGGAACAATGATATTATAAATGCCAAAGAGTAGTTAAgatgcaaaatataaatttatatttgcaatattaggtcaaaatgaatgataatttagttagatttttgtcaaataaataaaaatgtgaaccataccaaaagcaaatatagatgcttttttattattgaattttcatagaataaataataaaaaaaagtagaaaatatttgccttttaactttttcttttttaattttcatacaaaatatttaatccaaaaattaaataaactaaaaaagcTTGGGGAATTGCCAAAAATAGGCaaaaaatggggtagaaaaagagttttaggattgactgtaaaaaagttgagatttaggacaaatttggggtgaaatgacgagtatttaattttacttcacATCTTTACTCTAGTGTAGTTCATTTCGCAGATATCTCGCATgttcttaaattcaaatgtttaatatgaaatgaaatgaaattcaaatgttaaaagtcaccctaaatcaattcatttcagaacaaacatttgaatttaagaacATGCGAGATGTCTACaagatgtttgcgagatgtctgcgagatgtttgagagataaaataacaataacaataacttgctaacatcatttgaaacatctctaaaacaaccataaatcaacttgaaacaattaaaaattatatttgatttatacatttaagatgcaaatatatacatataacacaacacgattcagattaaaaaaataaaataaaacaaaccacagTGCGTGAGATATTCGTCGGAGTAGATGATGAACGACAACGGACTAAAGCGGAAAGTTGACAAACTTTtgagaaaggagaagaagtGCAactgagtttttcttttcttttttactttactTACTATacattgaagagagagaggttggaagagaagagcaaatatgaagtaaaattaaataagagtattttcgtcatttcacctcaAATTTGTTCTAAATCTTAACTTTTTTACGATCAATcttaaaactctttttctacccaatttttggcctatttttgacaattcccCAATAGTATTCAATTATCGatcatattttcctttttattattgatttgtaTGCTTAAAGTTACGACGGTAAATTAACTCTCTAAACATATTGAAAGATAATCTGACCCAATAAATAGGCCGTCAAAGACAATTAGCAAAAGGCTACTAACGAAAGtcataatatttgtaaatttgagTTATTGATATTTATACCTTTAACGATACTTTCATCCTTGGTTCCAGTGCTTGGAGGTGCCTTCATTTATACCGTACATAACCCATTTTTTTGCAGCTCAGACATGAAAGTTTATCCATTACAAATGATATGAAGAATATAAATTCttcatttgttgtattttaatttcGAGTTTTGTTAAATGACTAcgtttaaatttctaaaaaactgaattttatagatattttaattagcATACAAAAGTATTGTTATAGAGAGGGATGCATGAAGCAAAAgtgaaaagtaaaagagaCAAGAAACTATACACAAATTTAATATGGTTGAACAAAACAGAAGTTACTGCCTTTCACAAGGTGTTACATG encodes:
- the LOC101203885 gene encoding 40S ribosomal protein S27-2, yielding MVLQNDIDLLNPPAELEKRKHKLKRLVQSPNSFFMDVKCQGCFNITTVFSHSQTVVVCGNCQTVLCQPTGGRARLTEGCSFRRKGD